The proteins below come from a single Parageobacillus toebii NBRC 107807 genomic window:
- a CDS encoding alpha/beta hydrolase: protein MALQKGTMHDYTIYSDELDEEITLLAYLPSSFSPLHKYSLLIAQDGKDYFMYGKIKSVIEQLMENGEIDRTIVIGIPYRDVKDRYEKYHPNGKKNSRYLRFLAHELVPFLDQTFPTYQIGKGRALIGDSLGGTVSLMAGLLYPHTFGKIAMQSPYIDEGIIEQILQFTEPSLLQIYHSVGTNETAVKTTDGNVRDFITPNRKAREAFIQKGFLYEYNEFDGGHAWTYWQPDVPRAIAHILSL, encoded by the coding sequence ATGGCATTACAAAAAGGGACAATGCATGATTACACTATTTATAGCGATGAGCTGGATGAGGAAATAACGCTGCTTGCCTATTTGCCAAGTTCGTTTTCCCCGCTTCATAAGTATTCTCTTCTTATCGCTCAGGATGGGAAAGATTATTTTATGTACGGGAAAATAAAAAGCGTTATTGAACAACTGATGGAAAACGGCGAGATTGACCGCACCATTGTCATCGGAATTCCATATCGCGATGTTAAGGACCGCTATGAGAAATATCATCCAAACGGAAAGAAAAACAGCCGTTATTTGCGTTTTTTAGCACATGAGCTCGTTCCGTTTTTAGATCAAACGTTTCCTACGTACCAAATCGGAAAAGGACGCGCGCTCATCGGCGATTCCCTTGGCGGCACTGTATCACTAATGGCAGGATTATTGTATCCGCATACATTTGGAAAAATTGCGATGCAGTCGCCATATATCGATGAAGGAATCATCGAACAAATTTTACAATTTACAGAACCATCATTATTGCAAATTTACCATTCGGTAGGTACAAACGAAACAGCAGTGAAAACGACGGACGGAAATGTGCGCGATTTTATCACTCCAAATCGAAAGGCGCGTGAAGCGTTTATTCAAAAAGGATTTTTGTATGAATACAACGAATTTGATGGCGGTCATGCATGGACATATTGGCAGCCTGATGTTCCGCGTGCAATCGCGCATATCCTTTCTTTGTAA
- a CDS encoding PH domain-containing protein, which translates to MEVQYQQISPRAMKVRNLNELITSLIALVVITGLYFCTDYFNWWSWLRYVWIALFVITIIGIPWTYFVSSPIYYKTFRYGLTDDFLYIKSGIWTKVEVVVPMTKIQSIELTQGIIMRKYGVRSIEIKTMQGGVTIPHIEEEVAIKLRDDISKLARLKELDEV; encoded by the coding sequence ATGGAAGTACAGTATCAACAAATCTCACCTAGAGCGATGAAGGTACGCAATTTAAACGAACTTATTACATCACTCATTGCCCTTGTCGTTATAACTGGACTTTATTTTTGCACAGATTATTTTAACTGGTGGAGCTGGCTACGGTATGTTTGGATCGCCCTGTTTGTCATTACTATAATTGGTATTCCGTGGACCTATTTTGTAAGTTCACCGATATACTATAAAACTTTTCGATACGGGTTAACGGATGATTTTTTATACATTAAAAGCGGGATTTGGACAAAAGTGGAAGTTGTAGTGCCGATGACGAAAATACAATCAATTGAATTGACTCAAGGCATCATTATGCGAAAATATGGTGTCCGCTCAATTGAAATTAAAACTATGCAAGGTGGCGTTACCATTCCACATATTGAGGAAGAAGTTGCTATAAAGCTCCGCGATGATATTTCGAAGCTTGCCCGTTTAAAGGAGCTTGATGAAGTATGA
- a CDS encoding thioredoxin family protein: MKELQTTEQFQEVISGEKPVIVKFYTTWCPDCTRMNMFIDDIVNEYSQYDWFEINRDDFPELAEKYQVMGIPSLLVFRNGEKIAHLHSANAKTPEEVKEFLQSLTV; the protein is encoded by the coding sequence TTGAAAGAGCTCCAAACGACAGAACAATTCCAAGAGGTCATTTCGGGGGAAAAACCGGTAATTGTAAAGTTTTATACAACATGGTGCCCAGATTGCACAAGAATGAACATGTTTATCGATGATATCGTTAACGAATATTCGCAATACGATTGGTTCGAAATTAATCGCGACGATTTTCCAGAGCTTGCTGAAAAGTACCAAGTGATGGGCATTCCAAGTTTGCTCGTCTTCCGAAATGGGGAAAAAATTGCTCATCTCCATAGCGCCAATGCGAAAACACCAGAAGAAGTAAAAGAATTCTTGCAGTCATTAACCGTATAA
- the metC gene encoding cystathionine beta-lyase, translated as MEQHVSFQTKLLHNKWKMDPQTGAVSVPIQHASTFHQFDFDTFGKYDYSRSGNPTREALEETIAALEGGVRGFAFSSGMAAISTAFLLLSKGDHVLVTEDVYGGTYRMITEVLSRFGIEYTFVDMTDLHEVASHIRPNTKVIYVETPSNPLLKVTDIRGIVKLAKANGCLTFLDNTFMTPALQRPLDLGVDVVLHSATKFLSGHSDVVAGLAVVKDEELAKQLYKLQNSFGAVLGVQDAWLVLRGLKTLHVRLEQSSQSALAIARYLANHPKVEEVYYPGLTYHPGHAIQRYQASGFGAVLSFRLADEEAVRTFVKHVRIPVFAVSLGAVESILSYPAKMSHAAMPKEERERRGITDGLLRLSVGLEAADDLIADFEQALSYVKETSSSTVSAR; from the coding sequence ATGGAACAACACGTATCTTTTCAAACGAAACTGCTCCATAATAAATGGAAAATGGATCCTCAAACGGGAGCGGTCAGTGTGCCGATTCAGCACGCTTCCACGTTCCATCAATTTGATTTTGATACATTCGGCAAATATGATTATAGCCGCTCGGGCAATCCGACGCGCGAAGCGTTGGAAGAGACGATTGCGGCGTTAGAAGGCGGGGTGCGCGGTTTCGCCTTCTCATCCGGAATGGCGGCGATTTCCACCGCTTTTCTCCTCTTGTCCAAAGGCGATCATGTGCTTGTGACGGAAGACGTTTACGGCGGTACGTACCGAATGATTACCGAGGTATTGAGCCGCTTTGGTATTGAATATACGTTCGTTGATATGACCGATTTGCATGAAGTAGCTTCCCATATTCGCCCGAATACAAAAGTCATTTACGTTGAAACCCCATCGAATCCGCTTTTAAAAGTGACCGATATTCGCGGGATTGTGAAGCTTGCAAAGGCAAATGGCTGTTTAACGTTTTTAGATAATACGTTTATGACTCCCGCTCTGCAGCGTCCGCTCGATCTTGGTGTCGATGTCGTCCTTCATAGCGCGACGAAATTTTTATCGGGGCATAGCGACGTTGTTGCCGGGCTTGCCGTTGTCAAAGACGAGGAACTTGCCAAACAGCTGTACAAATTGCAAAACTCTTTCGGAGCGGTGCTCGGCGTCCAAGACGCATGGCTTGTGTTGCGCGGATTAAAGACGTTGCACGTCCGCCTCGAACAATCGTCGCAATCCGCGCTTGCCATCGCCCGTTATTTAGCAAACCATCCAAAAGTGGAAGAAGTGTATTATCCAGGGCTTACGTATCATCCGGGCCATGCGATTCAGCGCTACCAAGCATCAGGCTTTGGCGCGGTATTATCGTTCCGCCTTGCCGATGAAGAAGCGGTCCGGACGTTTGTAAAGCATGTTCGCATCCCTGTATTTGCCGTCAGCTTAGGAGCAGTCGAATCGATTTTATCGTATCCTGCCAAAATGTCACATGCGGCGATGCCGAAAGAAGAACGGGAGCGGCGCGGCATCACGGACGGCTTGCTGCGTCTTAGTGTTGGCCTTGAAGCCGCTGACGATCTAATTGCCGATTTCGAGCAAGCACTGTCATATGTCAAAGAAACATCATCATCCACTGTTTCAGCACGATAA
- a CDS encoding stage VI sporulation protein F → MDNQFFKNIEKKTGVNMKDVFELANSLQNANFKDEKTVRHVIKRVAQIANRKVPKELEDQIVKTIIQNGKQLDFSTIANMLNNKK, encoded by the coding sequence ATGGATAATCAGTTTTTTAAAAATATCGAAAAGAAAACAGGTGTAAATATGAAAGACGTATTCGAATTAGCCAATTCTTTGCAAAATGCCAATTTTAAAGACGAAAAAACAGTGCGTCACGTCATCAAACGCGTCGCGCAAATCGCCAATCGGAAAGTGCCAAAAGAGCTAGAAGACCAAATCGTCAAAACGATCATTCAAAACGGAAAACAGCTTGATTTTAGTACGATTGCTAACATGTTGAATAACAAAAAGTAA
- a CDS encoding GNAT family N-acetyltransferase, with translation MNVAIGTKNDTSLYKDALLVRRIVFIEEQHVPEEEEIDEFEQEAMHFVLYDGEKPIGAGRFRTIDNGLGKIERICVLPQYRGSGAGKLIMEAIEQFAKKQGVPKVKLNAQTHAEPFYQKLGYQTVSDVFMDAGIPHVTMVKSL, from the coding sequence ATGAACGTAGCAATCGGAACAAAAAATGATACATCTTTATACAAAGATGCCTTGCTTGTTCGACGAATCGTATTTATCGAAGAGCAGCATGTTCCGGAAGAAGAAGAAATTGATGAATTTGAGCAAGAAGCGATGCATTTTGTTTTGTACGATGGGGAAAAACCGATTGGTGCCGGCAGATTTCGCACGATCGATAACGGTCTAGGCAAGATCGAACGAATTTGCGTTTTGCCGCAATATCGCGGCAGTGGGGCAGGAAAGCTGATTATGGAAGCGATTGAGCAGTTTGCAAAAAAACAAGGTGTCCCAAAAGTAAAACTGAACGCGCAAACACATGCGGAGCCATTTTATCAAAAACTCGGATATCAAACCGTTTCCGATGTGTTTATGGATGCTGGAATCCCTCATGTAACGATGGTAAAATCCCTTTAA
- a CDS encoding PH domain-containing protein, whose amino-acid sequence MTFRYSKLKIFYDLLDLIKSNLFILFILFLNSGSNSMFMNIVQWGAIAVFGFSLLFRIYETLFTKVVFAEDGIHIHKGLFSKSEQFIPREKFENVQTKANVLQRLFGVQSITMETGEATSDVTLEFVNKVDCIKIEDYVLRNGNQEQHAEEAINESERQILFTTTIRDILKASLLSFSFLAIIPIGLNIWSDVHPEKYINVDKVMSHLSGWLLILLVLLAVLAAVGIGVFKTFNSYYQYTISMDNERIYVQKGWLSKQSFSIRKDKVQAVIYKQNGYQKLLGVTTIKLISAGEILPGEDQNINEFFPYLPTEKAHELIAIMLPEFQLRSMTHYASPKAKKLIWLRPPIFASLVAAIGFWKPIFFVFGAIVLVFTYINRIREYRNTAFKLEDAHVQLRSGAFTVETLVTKRAKLLELQFERSLLQRIFDVMSVKLTNRAHPVHVTTLLDIDSSLQPLITSWFEARTKDVEIDPHSQYDSLKQDACPIPSYVEVNSK is encoded by the coding sequence ATGACGTTTCGCTATTCCAAGCTAAAAATATTCTATGACCTGCTAGACCTTATCAAAAGCAATCTGTTTATACTTTTCATTTTATTCCTAAATTCGGGTAGTAATTCTATGTTCATGAATATTGTGCAATGGGGTGCGATTGCGGTTTTCGGATTCAGTTTACTGTTTCGCATCTATGAGACATTATTTACTAAAGTTGTATTTGCCGAAGATGGCATTCATATACATAAGGGCCTATTTTCTAAATCAGAGCAATTTATACCGCGTGAAAAATTTGAGAATGTGCAAACGAAGGCAAATGTTTTGCAACGATTATTTGGCGTACAATCGATCACAATGGAAACAGGAGAAGCAACTAGCGATGTGACATTGGAATTTGTAAATAAAGTGGATTGCATCAAGATAGAGGATTATGTTTTACGAAATGGGAATCAAGAGCAGCATGCTGAGGAAGCCATCAATGAATCTGAACGTCAAATTCTTTTCACCACTACCATTCGTGATATTTTGAAAGCTTCCCTATTGTCCTTCAGTTTTTTAGCCATCATTCCTATTGGCTTAAATATATGGTCAGATGTACATCCAGAGAAATACATTAATGTAGATAAGGTTATGTCTCATCTTTCAGGATGGCTGCTCATCTTGCTAGTCTTACTTGCCGTATTAGCAGCTGTCGGTATCGGCGTCTTTAAAACGTTTAATAGCTACTATCAATATACCATTTCAATGGACAATGAACGCATTTATGTACAAAAAGGCTGGCTTTCTAAGCAAAGCTTTTCCATTCGCAAAGACAAAGTACAAGCGGTCATTTACAAACAAAACGGCTATCAAAAGTTGCTCGGTGTGACAACAATTAAACTTATTTCAGCAGGGGAAATTTTGCCAGGTGAGGACCAAAACATTAATGAATTTTTCCCGTACTTACCAACGGAAAAAGCACATGAATTAATAGCAATCATGCTGCCAGAATTTCAACTGCGTAGCATGACACATTATGCATCCCCTAAGGCAAAAAAGTTGATTTGGCTTCGACCACCAATTTTTGCAAGCCTCGTTGCTGCCATTGGATTTTGGAAACCCATTTTCTTTGTTTTTGGTGCGATTGTGTTGGTGTTTACTTATATCAATCGTATTCGAGAATACCGTAATACAGCGTTTAAGTTAGAAGATGCGCATGTACAGCTTCGCTCAGGTGCCTTTACAGTAGAAACACTCGTAACGAAACGGGCAAAGTTGCTTGAATTGCAATTTGAGCGTTCTTTGCTACAGCGAATTTTTGATGTCATGAGTGTAAAACTAACAAATCGTGCACACCCGGTTCACGTAACAACGTTATTAGATATCGATTCTTCTCTACAGCCGTTGATCACATCTTGGTTTGAAGCGCGCACAAAAGATGTGGAGATTGATCCACATTCACAGTACGATTCTTTAAAGCAAGATGCTTGTCCGATTCCTTCTTACGTTGAAGTTAATAGCAAATAA
- a CDS encoding YjcZ family sporulation protein: MGFGCCGFGGYGGFGYGGFGYGGFGHGSSFVLIVVLFILLIIVGAAFVY, translated from the coding sequence ATGGGCTTTGGATGCTGCGGTTTCGGAGGATACGGAGGCTTCGGCTATGGAGGCTTTGGCTATGGCGGTTTCGGCCATGGCAGTAGCTTTGTGTTGATTGTTGTGTTGTTCATTTTGTTAATTATTGTCGGTGCTGCGTTTGTATACTAA
- a CDS encoding YjcG family protein produces MKYGIALFPSKRIQDFANSYRKRYDSHYALIPPHLTLKEPFEADDQKIKEIVKELRKIAAETDVIPLKVTKFSSFYPTSNVIYLKVEPNETLERLHERLHSGILADKSEYVFVPHITIGRDLPNAEYADVYGQLRMQNVHFEETVDRFHLLYQLENGSWTVYETFLVGGKEQE; encoded by the coding sequence ATGAAATATGGTATTGCTTTATTTCCTTCGAAGCGAATACAAGATTTTGCCAATTCCTATAGAAAGCGTTACGACAGCCATTACGCCCTCATTCCGCCGCATTTAACCTTAAAAGAGCCTTTTGAAGCTGACGACCAGAAAATTAAAGAAATTGTGAAGGAACTGCGCAAAATCGCCGCTGAAACAGATGTCATTCCGTTAAAAGTGACAAAGTTTAGCTCATTTTATCCAACAAGCAATGTTATTTATTTAAAAGTGGAGCCGAATGAAACGCTCGAGCGTCTCCATGAACGGCTTCACAGCGGAATCCTTGCTGATAAGTCAGAATACGTATTTGTCCCTCATATTACCATCGGCCGTGATTTGCCAAACGCTGAATATGCTGATGTATACGGACAATTACGGATGCAAAACGTTCATTTTGAAGAAACGGTTGACCGCTTCCACCTTCTATATCAACTAGAAAACGGCTCATGGACAGTATATGAAACATTTCTTGTTGGAGGAAAGGAACAAGAGTAA